From the genome of Tachysurus vachellii isolate PV-2020 chromosome 2, HZAU_Pvac_v1, whole genome shotgun sequence, one region includes:
- the LOC132841696 gene encoding striatin-like isoform X2, with the protein MDEHAGPGVFFNNNSVLQSGGAGKSAVADGSGAEAGRAQYSIPGILHFLQHEWARFELDRAQWELERAELQAQVAFLHGERKGQENLKKDLVRRIKMLEYALKQERAKYHKLKYGTELNQGDMKPPSYDSDEGNEKDAPGSLNSQMWWKQGRQLLRQYLQEVGYMDTILDVKSQRVKALLGLMGDSSRTNQEPLINGTDSTPKGANTGKAELSDSSAVLEAFKFIESATAEFSDEDDEEDSDGREKTIVDSRTIVRKKPSSSFSPTADVCDDLDTEDALKDFDFLSTSEDMDTSPESRSAGDEKDKRGTSEAWDVDQGLITKLKEQYRKERKGKKGVKRPNRTKLQDMLANLRENEDASPLQSSISPPSRPNTNRFIEHDSSHTDEGALHTHTLEAITFPPSSGKSFIMGGDDAVDSGELGLGELAGLTIANEADNLAYDITNNKDALRKTWNPKFSLRSHFDAIRGLAFHPSEPVLITASEDHTLKMWNLQKTTPAKKNASLDVEPIYTFRAHRGAVLCVVFNNTGDQCYSGGVDGTIQCWNTPSPNIDPYDSYQRCVMRGALSGHTDAVWGLVHSSAHQRLLSCSADGTVRLWNASNTEPAIAVFNQNKELGVPSSVDLVCSEPAYMVTSFTNGKIGLFNMETQQLVQSLESTTESGESCQINKVLSHPTLPITITAQEDHHIKFYDNNTGKPVHSMVAHLDAVTSLAVDPNGLYLMSGSHDCSIRLWNLESKTCIQEFTAHRKKSDESIHDVAFHPSKCYIASAGADSLAKVFV; encoded by the exons GCTCAGGTTGCCTTCCTGCATGGAGAAAGAAAAGGCCAGGAGAACCTGAAGAAGGACCTGGTGAGGAGGATCAAGATGCTGGAGTATGCGCTGAAGCAGGAGAG GGCGAAGTACCACAAGTTAAAATATGGAACAGAGTTGAATCAAGGTGACATGAAGCCTCCGAGCTACGACTCCG ACGAAGGGAACGAGAAGGATGCTCCTGGCTCCCTGAACAGTCAGATGTGGTGGAAACAGGGCCGTCAGCTTCTCAGACA gtacctACAGGAGGTGGGTTACATGGACACTATCCTGGACGTGAAGTCTCAGAGAGTGAAGGCTctgctggggctgatgggagACTCCAGCCGGACCAATCAGGAGCCTCTGATCAATGGCACGGATTCGACGCCTAAAGGAGCAAACACGGG gaaagcAGAGCTGTCGGACTCGAGTGCCGTTCTTGAGGCGTTTAAGTTCATTGAAAGCGCCACTGCTGAATTCAgcgatgaggatgatgaagaggacAGTGACGGGAGAGAGAAGACCATTGTTGACTCACGAACG ATTGTGAGGAAGAAGCcgtcttcttctttctctccgACTGCTGATGTGTGCGACGACCTCGACACTGAGGACGCGCTGAAGGACTTTGACTTCCTGTCCACTAGTGAGGACATGGACACTTCCCCTGAGTCTAGGAGTGCAGGAGATG AGAAGGACAAGCGCGGCACGTCTGAGGCCTGGGATGTGGATCAGGGTCTGATTACCAAACTCAAGGAGCAATACAGAAAGGAGCGCAAAGGCAAAAAGGGGGTGAAGA ggccAAACCGCACTAAGCTGCAGGACATGTTAGCTAATCTGAGAGAGAACGAGGACGCGAGTCCGCTTCAGTCATCCATCAGTCCCCCGTCTCGGCCCAACACTAACCGCTTCATTGAACACGACAGCAGCCACACCGATGAAggtgctctacacacacacacac TGGAAGCCATCACGTTTCCTCCCTCCTCGGGTAAATCCTTCATCATGGGAGGAGACGACGCAGTGGACTCAGGTGAGCTGGGTCTGGGGGAACTGGCAGGACTCACCATTGCCAACGAAGCTGACAACCTCGCGTACgat ATCACTAATAATAAAGATGCCCTGCGTAAGACGTGGAACCCCAAGTTCTCCCTGCGCAGTCACTTCGACGCCATCCGGGGCCTGGCGTTTCACCCCAGCGAGCCGGTTCTCATCACAGCCTCTGAAGATCACACGCTCAAGATGTGGAACCTGCAGAAAACAACGCCTGCTAAAAA aaatgcCTCGCTGGATGTTGAACCTATTTATACCTTCAGGGCTCATAG gggTGCGGTGCTTTGTGTGGTGTTCAATAATACAGGAGATCAGTGCTACAGCGGTGGAGTGGACGGCACCATCCAGTGCTGGAACACACCCAGCCCAAACATCGACCCCTATGACTCGTACC agcggTGTGTTATGCGGGGGGCGCTGTCCGGACACACAGATGCGGTCTGGGGGCTGGTACACAGCAGTGCACACCAGCGTCTCCTGTCCTGCTCAGCTGACGGTACGGTGCGGTTATGGAACGCCTCCAACACTGAGCCGGCCATCGCCGTGTTCAACCAGAACAAag agttaGGTGTGCCTTCTTCAGTTGATCTGGTGTGCAGTGAACCTGCCTACATGGTCACGTCTTTCACTAACGGCAAGATCGGTCTATTCAACATGGAGACACAACAACTAGTGCAGAGCCTCGAGTCTACTACTGAGTCtg gAGAGTCGTGTCAGATTAACAAAGTGCTGAGTCACCCAACTCTCCCCATCACCATCACGGCTCAGGAGGACCATCACATCAAGTTCTATGACAACAACACAG GAAAACCTGTCCACTCCATGGTGGCTCATTTGGACGCTGTCACGAGTCTTGCTGTGGATCCGAACGGATTGTATCTGATGTCTGGAA GCCACGACTGCTCCATCCGTCTGTGGAACCTCGAGAGTAAGACGTGCATCCAGGAGTTCACGGCCCACCGCAAGAAGTCTGACGAGTCCATCCATGACGTGGCGTTCCACCCGTCTAAGTGCTACATTGCCAGCGCCGGAGCCGACTCGCTTGCTAAGGTCTTCGTATGA
- the LOC132841696 gene encoding striatin-like isoform X3: MDEHAGPGVFFNNNSVLQSGGAGKSAVADGSGAEAGRAQYSIPGILHFLQHEWARFELDRAQWELERAELQAQVAFLHGERKGQENLKKDLVRRIKMLEYALKQERAKYHKLKYGTELNQGDMKPPSYDSDEGNEKDAPGSLNSQMWWKQGRQLLRQYLQEVGYMDTILDVKSQRVKALLGLMGDSSRTNQEPLINGTDSTPKGANTGKAELSDSSAVLEAFKFIESATAEFSDEDDEEDSDGREKTIVDSRTIVRKKPSSSFSPTADVCDDLDTEDALKDFDFLSTSEDMDTSPESRSAGDGTDWEKDKRGTSEAWDVDQGLITKLKEQYRKERKGKKGVKRPNRTKLQDMLANLRENEDASPLQSSISPPSRPNTNRFIEHDSSHTDEVEAITFPPSSGKSFIMGGDDAVDSGELGLGELAGLTIANEADNLAYDITNNKDALRKTWNPKFSLRSHFDAIRGLAFHPSEPVLITASEDHTLKMWNLQKTTPAKKNASLDVEPIYTFRAHRGAVLCVVFNNTGDQCYSGGVDGTIQCWNTPSPNIDPYDSYQRCVMRGALSGHTDAVWGLVHSSAHQRLLSCSADGTVRLWNASNTEPAIAVFNQNKELGVPSSVDLVCSEPAYMVTSFTNGKIGLFNMETQQLVQSLESTTESGESCQINKVLSHPTLPITITAQEDHHIKFYDNNTGKPVHSMVAHLDAVTSLAVDPNGLYLMSGSHDCSIRLWNLESKTCIQEFTAHRKKSDESIHDVAFHPSKCYIASAGADSLAKVFV; this comes from the exons GCTCAGGTTGCCTTCCTGCATGGAGAAAGAAAAGGCCAGGAGAACCTGAAGAAGGACCTGGTGAGGAGGATCAAGATGCTGGAGTATGCGCTGAAGCAGGAGAG GGCGAAGTACCACAAGTTAAAATATGGAACAGAGTTGAATCAAGGTGACATGAAGCCTCCGAGCTACGACTCCG ACGAAGGGAACGAGAAGGATGCTCCTGGCTCCCTGAACAGTCAGATGTGGTGGAAACAGGGCCGTCAGCTTCTCAGACA gtacctACAGGAGGTGGGTTACATGGACACTATCCTGGACGTGAAGTCTCAGAGAGTGAAGGCTctgctggggctgatgggagACTCCAGCCGGACCAATCAGGAGCCTCTGATCAATGGCACGGATTCGACGCCTAAAGGAGCAAACACGGG gaaagcAGAGCTGTCGGACTCGAGTGCCGTTCTTGAGGCGTTTAAGTTCATTGAAAGCGCCACTGCTGAATTCAgcgatgaggatgatgaagaggacAGTGACGGGAGAGAGAAGACCATTGTTGACTCACGAACG ATTGTGAGGAAGAAGCcgtcttcttctttctctccgACTGCTGATGTGTGCGACGACCTCGACACTGAGGACGCGCTGAAGGACTTTGACTTCCTGTCCACTAGTGAGGACATGGACACTTCCCCTGAGTCTAGGAGTGCAGGAGATGGTACAGACTGGG AGAAGGACAAGCGCGGCACGTCTGAGGCCTGGGATGTGGATCAGGGTCTGATTACCAAACTCAAGGAGCAATACAGAAAGGAGCGCAAAGGCAAAAAGGGGGTGAAGA ggccAAACCGCACTAAGCTGCAGGACATGTTAGCTAATCTGAGAGAGAACGAGGACGCGAGTCCGCTTCAGTCATCCATCAGTCCCCCGTCTCGGCCCAACACTAACCGCTTCATTGAACACGACAGCAGCCACACCGATGAAg TGGAAGCCATCACGTTTCCTCCCTCCTCGGGTAAATCCTTCATCATGGGAGGAGACGACGCAGTGGACTCAGGTGAGCTGGGTCTGGGGGAACTGGCAGGACTCACCATTGCCAACGAAGCTGACAACCTCGCGTACgat ATCACTAATAATAAAGATGCCCTGCGTAAGACGTGGAACCCCAAGTTCTCCCTGCGCAGTCACTTCGACGCCATCCGGGGCCTGGCGTTTCACCCCAGCGAGCCGGTTCTCATCACAGCCTCTGAAGATCACACGCTCAAGATGTGGAACCTGCAGAAAACAACGCCTGCTAAAAA aaatgcCTCGCTGGATGTTGAACCTATTTATACCTTCAGGGCTCATAG gggTGCGGTGCTTTGTGTGGTGTTCAATAATACAGGAGATCAGTGCTACAGCGGTGGAGTGGACGGCACCATCCAGTGCTGGAACACACCCAGCCCAAACATCGACCCCTATGACTCGTACC agcggTGTGTTATGCGGGGGGCGCTGTCCGGACACACAGATGCGGTCTGGGGGCTGGTACACAGCAGTGCACACCAGCGTCTCCTGTCCTGCTCAGCTGACGGTACGGTGCGGTTATGGAACGCCTCCAACACTGAGCCGGCCATCGCCGTGTTCAACCAGAACAAag agttaGGTGTGCCTTCTTCAGTTGATCTGGTGTGCAGTGAACCTGCCTACATGGTCACGTCTTTCACTAACGGCAAGATCGGTCTATTCAACATGGAGACACAACAACTAGTGCAGAGCCTCGAGTCTACTACTGAGTCtg gAGAGTCGTGTCAGATTAACAAAGTGCTGAGTCACCCAACTCTCCCCATCACCATCACGGCTCAGGAGGACCATCACATCAAGTTCTATGACAACAACACAG GAAAACCTGTCCACTCCATGGTGGCTCATTTGGACGCTGTCACGAGTCTTGCTGTGGATCCGAACGGATTGTATCTGATGTCTGGAA GCCACGACTGCTCCATCCGTCTGTGGAACCTCGAGAGTAAGACGTGCATCCAGGAGTTCACGGCCCACCGCAAGAAGTCTGACGAGTCCATCCATGACGTGGCGTTCCACCCGTCTAAGTGCTACATTGCCAGCGCCGGAGCCGACTCGCTTGCTAAGGTCTTCGTATGA
- the LOC132841696 gene encoding striatin-like isoform X1, whose translation MDEHAGPGVFFNNNSVLQSGGAGKSAVADGSGAEAGRAQYSIPGILHFLQHEWARFELDRAQWELERAELQAQVAFLHGERKGQENLKKDLVRRIKMLEYALKQERAKYHKLKYGTELNQGDMKPPSYDSDEGNEKDAPGSLNSQMWWKQGRQLLRQYLQEVGYMDTILDVKSQRVKALLGLMGDSSRTNQEPLINGTDSTPKGANTGKAELSDSSAVLEAFKFIESATAEFSDEDDEEDSDGREKTIVDSRTIVRKKPSSSFSPTADVCDDLDTEDALKDFDFLSTSEDMDTSPESRSAGDGTDWEKDKRGTSEAWDVDQGLITKLKEQYRKERKGKKGVKRPNRTKLQDMLANLRENEDASPLQSSISPPSRPNTNRFIEHDSSHTDEGALHTHTLEAITFPPSSGKSFIMGGDDAVDSGELGLGELAGLTIANEADNLAYDITNNKDALRKTWNPKFSLRSHFDAIRGLAFHPSEPVLITASEDHTLKMWNLQKTTPAKKNASLDVEPIYTFRAHRGAVLCVVFNNTGDQCYSGGVDGTIQCWNTPSPNIDPYDSYQRCVMRGALSGHTDAVWGLVHSSAHQRLLSCSADGTVRLWNASNTEPAIAVFNQNKELGVPSSVDLVCSEPAYMVTSFTNGKIGLFNMETQQLVQSLESTTESGESCQINKVLSHPTLPITITAQEDHHIKFYDNNTGKPVHSMVAHLDAVTSLAVDPNGLYLMSGSHDCSIRLWNLESKTCIQEFTAHRKKSDESIHDVAFHPSKCYIASAGADSLAKVFV comes from the exons GCTCAGGTTGCCTTCCTGCATGGAGAAAGAAAAGGCCAGGAGAACCTGAAGAAGGACCTGGTGAGGAGGATCAAGATGCTGGAGTATGCGCTGAAGCAGGAGAG GGCGAAGTACCACAAGTTAAAATATGGAACAGAGTTGAATCAAGGTGACATGAAGCCTCCGAGCTACGACTCCG ACGAAGGGAACGAGAAGGATGCTCCTGGCTCCCTGAACAGTCAGATGTGGTGGAAACAGGGCCGTCAGCTTCTCAGACA gtacctACAGGAGGTGGGTTACATGGACACTATCCTGGACGTGAAGTCTCAGAGAGTGAAGGCTctgctggggctgatgggagACTCCAGCCGGACCAATCAGGAGCCTCTGATCAATGGCACGGATTCGACGCCTAAAGGAGCAAACACGGG gaaagcAGAGCTGTCGGACTCGAGTGCCGTTCTTGAGGCGTTTAAGTTCATTGAAAGCGCCACTGCTGAATTCAgcgatgaggatgatgaagaggacAGTGACGGGAGAGAGAAGACCATTGTTGACTCACGAACG ATTGTGAGGAAGAAGCcgtcttcttctttctctccgACTGCTGATGTGTGCGACGACCTCGACACTGAGGACGCGCTGAAGGACTTTGACTTCCTGTCCACTAGTGAGGACATGGACACTTCCCCTGAGTCTAGGAGTGCAGGAGATGGTACAGACTGGG AGAAGGACAAGCGCGGCACGTCTGAGGCCTGGGATGTGGATCAGGGTCTGATTACCAAACTCAAGGAGCAATACAGAAAGGAGCGCAAAGGCAAAAAGGGGGTGAAGA ggccAAACCGCACTAAGCTGCAGGACATGTTAGCTAATCTGAGAGAGAACGAGGACGCGAGTCCGCTTCAGTCATCCATCAGTCCCCCGTCTCGGCCCAACACTAACCGCTTCATTGAACACGACAGCAGCCACACCGATGAAggtgctctacacacacacacac TGGAAGCCATCACGTTTCCTCCCTCCTCGGGTAAATCCTTCATCATGGGAGGAGACGACGCAGTGGACTCAGGTGAGCTGGGTCTGGGGGAACTGGCAGGACTCACCATTGCCAACGAAGCTGACAACCTCGCGTACgat ATCACTAATAATAAAGATGCCCTGCGTAAGACGTGGAACCCCAAGTTCTCCCTGCGCAGTCACTTCGACGCCATCCGGGGCCTGGCGTTTCACCCCAGCGAGCCGGTTCTCATCACAGCCTCTGAAGATCACACGCTCAAGATGTGGAACCTGCAGAAAACAACGCCTGCTAAAAA aaatgcCTCGCTGGATGTTGAACCTATTTATACCTTCAGGGCTCATAG gggTGCGGTGCTTTGTGTGGTGTTCAATAATACAGGAGATCAGTGCTACAGCGGTGGAGTGGACGGCACCATCCAGTGCTGGAACACACCCAGCCCAAACATCGACCCCTATGACTCGTACC agcggTGTGTTATGCGGGGGGCGCTGTCCGGACACACAGATGCGGTCTGGGGGCTGGTACACAGCAGTGCACACCAGCGTCTCCTGTCCTGCTCAGCTGACGGTACGGTGCGGTTATGGAACGCCTCCAACACTGAGCCGGCCATCGCCGTGTTCAACCAGAACAAag agttaGGTGTGCCTTCTTCAGTTGATCTGGTGTGCAGTGAACCTGCCTACATGGTCACGTCTTTCACTAACGGCAAGATCGGTCTATTCAACATGGAGACACAACAACTAGTGCAGAGCCTCGAGTCTACTACTGAGTCtg gAGAGTCGTGTCAGATTAACAAAGTGCTGAGTCACCCAACTCTCCCCATCACCATCACGGCTCAGGAGGACCATCACATCAAGTTCTATGACAACAACACAG GAAAACCTGTCCACTCCATGGTGGCTCATTTGGACGCTGTCACGAGTCTTGCTGTGGATCCGAACGGATTGTATCTGATGTCTGGAA GCCACGACTGCTCCATCCGTCTGTGGAACCTCGAGAGTAAGACGTGCATCCAGGAGTTCACGGCCCACCGCAAGAAGTCTGACGAGTCCATCCATGACGTGGCGTTCCACCCGTCTAAGTGCTACATTGCCAGCGCCGGAGCCGACTCGCTTGCTAAGGTCTTCGTATGA